The region GGTCCCGCTTCGTAGTCAGACCTATCAACGCCATTACAACGAACGTAACTGTCGCAGCAAAGAAGGCCCCTGCTATCGTAGCAGCACTATAAACAAGGAAAATGGCTGACAGTGAAAATCCAAAGAATCCCGCAAATCCAAAGAGCATCAAAAATCCGGTCATTGGATTTTGCAAAGCAGAGCGCTGTCCAAACATACTAAACAGGAATAATCCACCAAAGATGAGCCAATACGCAAGCCTATTATTCATAAAAGTAATGTACTGTGGTCGCCAAACAGTGGCCCCCATAAAGGAAATAATGCCTGAAAAGGCAACTGCCGCCGCCATCCACCCGTACATCTTAGTTAAAAATCGATTTAACCCTACTTGGGTATTAATTACATTTCTAGGTTCTTCCAATTAAATTGCCCCTTTTCTCTATTTGAGTGCAATTGTACCAGCTTTTAACTCATAATTCGAGTTTTTAAACGTCAAATGGTCAACAAAAGTCAAATTTATACATTTCTTAAATTTGTTTTTCTAACCCTTAATAGCAGCCTTATAATCATCTTCATATTTTCCAATATCGCCAGCGCCCATGAAAACTAGTACCGCATCATGTAAGTCTAATAATGCTTGTAAATCATTCTCATGAATTATTTTGGTATCATTTCCAATTTTATCAGCTAGATCCTTTGAAGAAACTTTACCCTCAGACTCACGAGCAGAGCCAAATATTTCAGTTAAAATCACCTGATCAGCCAAACTCAAACTCTTTGCAAATCCATCTAATAACGCTGCAGTCCTCGAATATGTATGTGGCTGAAAAACGGCTACAACTTTTTTGTCAGGATACTTTTGTCTTGTAGCATCAATTGTTGCTTTGATTTCAGATGGGTGATGAGCGTAATCATCAATAAGGACGTTGTCACCAACTTTTTCTTCGGAGAAGCGGCGCTTA is a window of Pediococcus claussenii ATCC BAA-344 DNA encoding:
- a CDS encoding Bax inhibitor-1 family protein, with product MEEPRNVINTQVGLNRFLTKMYGWMAAAVAFSGIISFMGATVWRPQYITFMNNRLAYWLIFGGLFLFSMFGQRSALQNPMTGFLMLFGFAGFFGFSLSAIFLVYSAATIAGAFFAATVTFVVMALIGLTTKRDLSKMGTQLLAALIGMIVVSFINMLFIHSSAVVFVFSIIGILVFAGLSMYNTAQMKNMYLSYGDQVSETGLALQGAFSLYLDFINLFQYFLMIFGWGSRD